One window of Peteryoungia desertarenae genomic DNA carries:
- a CDS encoding GNAT family N-acetyltransferase codes for MFFVRTAMEKDVEALRGLLIESFHATYDAIYGADKVHQMLDAWHSRKAIEARISRKDGEFLVADNGRQIGGLIFAAMSKDMAKTAFLHHLYVDPKVQRQGIGRDLFAEIETCFPDAEVMRLEVEPQNAAAIAFYQAHGFVEVDRTKNCGGPNSGIEAIVMEKPLT; via the coding sequence GTGTTCTTTGTCCGGACCGCGATGGAAAAGGATGTCGAGGCGCTGCGTGGGCTGCTGATCGAAAGCTTCCACGCAACCTATGACGCCATCTATGGCGCGGACAAGGTACATCAGATGCTGGATGCCTGGCATTCTCGTAAAGCCATTGAAGCCCGGATCAGTCGGAAGGATGGAGAGTTTCTGGTGGCTGACAATGGTCGCCAGATTGGCGGTCTGATCTTTGCAGCCATGTCCAAGGATATGGCCAAGACCGCCTTCCTCCATCACCTCTACGTCGATCCGAAGGTGCAGCGCCAGGGCATTGGCCGCGATCTCTTCGCCGAGATCGAGACCTGCTTTCCCGATGCCGAGGTCATGCGGCTTGAGGTCGAGCCACAGAACGCCGCCGCCATCGCCTTTTATCAGGCCCATGGCTTCGTTGAGGTTGATCGCACAAAGAATTGCGGCGGTCCAAACAGCGGCATCGAGGCCATCGTGATGGAAAAGCCGCTGACCTGA
- the tnpC gene encoding IS66 family transposase gives MIRTGEPDVAELMAQLAAHAAEIAALKAEKEALSQRIVKLEEELALARLHRFAPRSEKHVDRLFNEAEQVAVDEDAGDDHGDLADLPDTGLPPVERPEGKKRGRRPLPESLPRERVEYDLADDQKACPCCRHQMHRMGEAVTEQLHIEVKAKVLQNVRFKYACRNCDRTGINTPVVLAPMPAQPLPGSIATASTLAFALVHKYVDGTPLYRLAQAFERAGVPVSRGALGHWVIGSSERHLSRIYDALKLRLRSQPLIHGDETTVQVLKEKDREAADTSYMWAYRSGEDSEEPIVLFDYQPGRGQIHPQTFLGRYRGIIMSDGYTAWRTLEGATHIGCMAHSRRRFVNALKARKKGGGPPEQALKFFEQLYRIERLAKDEKPNEGERQEDCIRRFRQLHSIPILNALKTWLDDLAPKVLPDSKLGDAVSYTLNQWDYLTLYAQDGRMPIDNNLLERDIRIFATGRKSWLFSDTVDGANASAVVYSIMLTCRACGIEPLAYLRHILTELPQRESGADITDLLPFNFTKTTTA, from the coding sequence ATGATCCGAACCGGCGAACCTGATGTTGCAGAGTTGATGGCGCAGTTGGCGGCGCATGCTGCCGAAATCGCCGCGCTCAAGGCTGAGAAAGAAGCGCTTTCGCAGCGCATCGTCAAACTCGAGGAAGAGCTGGCGCTGGCGCGGTTGCATCGCTTTGCGCCGAGAAGCGAAAAGCACGTCGATCGCCTGTTCAATGAAGCCGAGCAGGTTGCCGTTGACGAGGACGCTGGTGACGACCACGGCGATCTCGCCGACCTGCCGGATACTGGCCTGCCGCCTGTGGAAAGACCAGAAGGCAAGAAACGCGGCCGCAGACCCTTGCCGGAAAGCCTGCCGCGCGAGCGTGTCGAATATGACCTTGCCGACGATCAGAAGGCCTGCCCCTGCTGTCGGCATCAGATGCATCGCATGGGAGAGGCCGTCACCGAGCAGCTCCACATCGAGGTGAAGGCCAAGGTCCTGCAGAATGTCCGGTTCAAGTACGCTTGCCGGAATTGCGATCGAACCGGCATCAACACGCCGGTTGTCCTTGCGCCGATGCCCGCACAGCCTCTGCCTGGCAGCATTGCCACGGCTTCAACGCTGGCCTTTGCGCTGGTTCACAAATATGTCGACGGCACACCGCTCTATCGTCTGGCCCAGGCCTTCGAGCGTGCCGGTGTTCCCGTAAGCCGCGGTGCTCTGGGTCACTGGGTGATCGGATCGAGCGAGCGGCATCTTTCCCGCATCTATGACGCGCTGAAACTGCGACTTCGGTCCCAACCGCTCATCCATGGCGACGAGACGACGGTCCAGGTCCTGAAGGAAAAGGACAGGGAGGCCGCTGACACGTCGTATATGTGGGCCTATCGCAGCGGCGAGGACAGCGAGGAGCCGATCGTTCTCTTCGATTACCAGCCGGGCCGCGGCCAGATCCATCCGCAGACATTCCTTGGGCGTTATCGCGGCATCATCATGAGTGACGGCTACACCGCCTGGCGCACCCTGGAGGGGGCAACCCATATCGGATGCATGGCCCATTCCAGACGACGCTTCGTCAATGCCCTCAAGGCGAGAAAGAAAGGTGGCGGTCCGCCGGAGCAGGCGCTGAAGTTCTTCGAGCAGCTCTACCGGATAGAAAGGTTGGCGAAGGACGAAAAGCCGAACGAAGGCGAAAGGCAAGAAGACTGCATTCGCCGCTTTCGCCAGCTTCACAGCATTCCCATCCTCAATGCCCTCAAGACATGGCTCGATGACCTCGCGCCGAAGGTGTTGCCGGACAGCAAGCTCGGCGATGCCGTGTCCTACACCCTGAACCAATGGGACTATCTGACACTCTACGCGCAAGACGGCAGGATGCCGATCGATAACAACCTGCTTGAGCGTGATATCAGGATTTTTGCAACGGGCAGAAAATCGTGGCTCTTCAGCGATACCGTGGACGGAGCTAACGCCAGTGCAGTCGTCTACAGCATCATGCTGACCTGCCGCGCCTGCGGTATCGAACCCTTGGCATACCTGCGCCACATCCTCACCGAATTGCCGCAGCGCGAATCAGGTGCCGACATCACTGATCTTTTGCCGTTCAACTTCACGAAAACAACGACTGCCTGA
- the tnpA gene encoding IS66-like element accessory protein TnpA, protein MSDEEQTLRVRLVGRDGRRRYDPASKARLVSTCLQPGVSISGMALAHGINANVLRKWVKDAREACLSAGPVRSAFIPVVAADCGLPVGPRSLNMAVAGGEDEAASLERPAGLSGSSKIRALLPNGVKLSLECGDVDALTAIIGALGRVQVVACSD, encoded by the coding sequence ATGAGTGACGAAGAGCAGACACTGCGTGTGCGCCTTGTGGGGCGTGATGGCCGACGCCGCTATGATCCAGCATCAAAGGCCCGGCTTGTATCGACCTGCCTTCAGCCAGGGGTTTCGATATCAGGCATGGCGCTTGCCCATGGGATCAACGCCAACGTTCTGCGCAAATGGGTGAAGGATGCCAGGGAGGCTTGCTTGTCGGCAGGACCTGTCCGTTCTGCGTTCATCCCGGTCGTCGCCGCAGACTGTGGCCTGCCTGTCGGGCCCCGCTCGCTGAATATGGCGGTCGCAGGTGGTGAAGACGAGGCAGCATCACTGGAGAGGCCGGCAGGGCTGTCAGGTTCTTCCAAAATCCGGGCTTTGCTGCCGAACGGCGTAAAGCTTTCGCTGGAATGTGGTGATGTGGACGCGTTGACGGCGATCATCGGCGCACTTGGCCGGGTTCAGGTGGTGGCATGTTCAGACTAG
- a CDS encoding GNAT family N-acetyltransferase: MIIIRSARQDEADLLAQIGLRAWEKAMIPVGETTAMVENARSAFLNFTHTGWLTISVIEKGGTPVGWAAREQLDEMITDFWIDPDYQRQGLGSALLTEIEDEIRHQGFTEAKVETHAMNREAVSFFEKHGYAVHWLSITYNPKLDRDVQSVGLSRQLVEMTPQGYGQEF; the protein is encoded by the coding sequence ATGATCATAATCCGCAGCGCCAGACAGGATGAGGCCGATCTCTTGGCACAGATTGGCCTGCGCGCCTGGGAGAAGGCGATGATCCCGGTTGGCGAGACAACCGCGATGGTGGAGAACGCCCGCTCGGCTTTCCTGAATTTTACCCATACCGGCTGGCTGACCATTTCTGTGATCGAGAAGGGCGGTACGCCAGTCGGCTGGGCCGCCCGTGAGCAGCTTGACGAGATGATCACCGATTTCTGGATTGATCCCGACTATCAACGGCAGGGATTGGGCTCGGCACTCCTGACGGAAATCGAAGATGAGATCCGGCATCAGGGCTTCACCGAAGCCAAAGTCGAAACCCATGCGATGAACCGCGAGGCCGTCAGCTTCTTTGAGAAGCACGGTTACGCCGTCCATTGGCTCTCCATCACCTACAATCCGAAGCTTGACCGCGATGTCCAATCAGTCGGCCTGTCACGCCAGTTGGTGGAGATGACACCACAGGGCTATGGTCAGGAGTTCTGA
- a CDS encoding DUF1294 domain-containing protein, protein MTSQTMLTLIAILVLWNVIVFCVYAYDKTAAREGARRVREDTLITLAVLGGGPGAWACQKVLRHKTRKPPFRILLPALALIQLPLAVICLVFPQAVLAWLRSLLNLLSGLLQNS, encoded by the coding sequence ATGACATCGCAAACAATGCTCACGCTGATTGCAATCCTTGTCCTCTGGAACGTCATTGTCTTTTGCGTCTATGCCTATGACAAAACCGCAGCGCGCGAGGGGGCGAGACGCGTGCGCGAAGACACGCTGATAACACTTGCGGTTCTTGGCGGCGGTCCCGGCGCCTGGGCTTGCCAGAAGGTCCTGCGGCACAAGACCCGAAAGCCTCCGTTCCGCATCCTTCTGCCTGCGCTTGCGCTCATCCAGCTTCCGCTGGCGGTTATCTGCCTCGTCTTTCCACAAGCCGTTCTGGCTTGGCTCCGTTCACTTTTGAACCTGCTAAGCGGACTCCTTCAGAACTCCTGA
- the accC gene encoding acetyl-CoA carboxylase biotin carboxylase subunit → MSGISKILIANRGEIALRVLRACKELGIATVAVHSTADADAMHVRLADESVCIGPPPSRESYLNIHQIVAACEITGADAVHPGYGFLSENAKFADILDAHGITFIGPTAEHIRLMGDKITAKQTAVALGIPVVPGSDGEVTPDNALEVARQIGFPVLIKATAGGGGRGMKVAKTEEDLYDAFNTARSEAASAFGNDAVYMEKYLGKPRHIEVQVVGDGEGNAIHLGERDCSLQRRHQKVWEEANSPALNVEQRMKIGQICADAMKKMKYRGAGTIEFLYENGEFYFIEMNTRLQVEHPITEAITGIDLVHEQIRVASGAGLSVTQDQIVFSGHAIECRINAEDPRTFTPSPGTITHFHAPGGLGVRVDSGVYAGYKIPPYYDSLIGKLIVHGRTRVECMMRLRRVLDEFVVDGIKTTLPLFQDLVANQDIANGDYDIHWLEKYLAETSA, encoded by the coding sequence ATGAGCGGTATCTCAAAGATCCTCATCGCCAACCGAGGCGAAATCGCGCTTCGCGTGCTGCGCGCCTGCAAGGAGCTTGGCATCGCGACCGTTGCGGTTCATTCGACCGCCGATGCCGACGCCATGCATGTGCGTCTGGCAGACGAAAGCGTTTGCATCGGTCCTCCGCCATCGCGCGAAAGCTATCTGAACATCCATCAGATCGTTGCAGCCTGCGAAATCACCGGCGCTGATGCCGTTCATCCGGGCTACGGCTTCCTCTCGGAAAACGCCAAGTTTGCCGATATTCTCGATGCCCATGGCATTACCTTTATCGGACCGACGGCAGAGCATATCCGCCTGATGGGCGACAAGATCACCGCCAAGCAGACGGCTGTTGCGCTTGGCATTCCGGTTGTTCCGGGTTCCGACGGCGAAGTAACGCCGGACAATGCGCTGGAAGTGGCCCGTCAGATCGGTTTCCCGGTCCTGATCAAGGCAACCGCCGGCGGCGGTGGACGCGGCATGAAGGTCGCCAAGACCGAGGAAGACCTCTACGACGCCTTTAACACGGCGCGGTCGGAAGCGGCGTCGGCCTTTGGCAATGACGCGGTCTATATGGAGAAATATCTCGGCAAGCCGCGCCATATCGAAGTGCAGGTCGTGGGTGACGGCGAAGGTAATGCGATCCATCTCGGCGAGCGCGACTGCTCGCTGCAGCGGCGCCACCAGAAGGTCTGGGAAGAAGCAAACTCCCCTGCCCTGAACGTCGAGCAGCGGATGAAGATCGGCCAGATCTGCGCCGATGCGATGAAGAAGATGAAGTACCGGGGCGCCGGCACGATCGAGTTCCTCTATGAAAACGGCGAGTTCTATTTCATCGAAATGAACACCCGCCTGCAGGTGGAGCATCCGATTACCGAAGCGATCACCGGGATCGACCTCGTGCATGAGCAGATCCGCGTCGCCTCCGGTGCCGGCCTCTCGGTGACGCAGGACCAGATCGTGTTTTCCGGTCATGCCATCGAATGCCGCATCAATGCGGAAGACCCGCGCACGTTTACGCCCTCGCCCGGCACGATCACGCATTTCCATGCGCCGGGCGGCCTTGGCGTGCGCGTCGATTCAGGCGTCTATGCCGGCTACAAGATTCCGCCTTACTATGACAGCCTGATCGGCAAGCTCATCGTGCATGGCCGCACCCGCGTCGAATGCATGATGCGTCTTCGCCGCGTGCTCGACGAATTCGTCGTGGACGGGATCAAGACGACGCTGCCGCTGTTCCAGGATCTGGTGGCCAACCAGGATATTGCCAATGGGGATTACGACATCCATTGGCTTGAAAAATACCTGGCCGAAACTTCGGCCTGA
- a CDS encoding NADH:ubiquinone oxidoreductase subunit NDUFA12, which produces MKQLLLQIFTWWNGQTMGTRFFTWRHGKRVGEDEFGNVYYEGGTTSFGAPRRWVIFKGDVDGSSIPPGWHGWMHNRTNTPPTEEDYKPREWQKPHRPNMTGTALAYRPPGSIAVPGERPRVTGDYDAWTPGN; this is translated from the coding sequence ATGAAGCAGCTTCTCTTGCAGATCTTCACCTGGTGGAACGGCCAGACCATGGGAACCCGTTTCTTCACGTGGCGTCATGGCAAGCGTGTGGGTGAAGATGAATTCGGCAATGTCTACTACGAGGGCGGCACGACCTCCTTCGGTGCGCCGCGCCGCTGGGTCATCTTCAAGGGCGATGTCGACGGCTCCAGCATCCCGCCGGGCTGGCACGGCTGGATGCACAACCGCACCAATACCCCGCCGACCGAAGAAGACTACAAGCCCCGCGAATGGCAGAAGCCGCATCGTCCGAACATGACCGGCACGGCACTTGCCTATCGTCCGCCCGGCTCGATTGCCGTGCCGGGCGAGCGCCCGCGCGTCACCGGCGATTATGATGCCTGGACGCCGGGCAACTGA
- the aat gene encoding leucyl/phenylalanyl-tRNA--protein transferase produces MAGRRGRNPGITPEILLRAYSIGLFPMSDSADDPELFWVEPELRGIIPLDAFHVSKSLAKAIRQKPFDIRFNTAFDAVIAKCAEAADDRPSTWINQTIRELYGALHRMGHAHSVEAWECEELVGGLYGVSLGSAFFGESMFSRRTNASKICLVYLVERLKERGFTLLDTQFTTEHLKTFGAIDVPKEAYAVLLEKAMESETLRF; encoded by the coding sequence ATGGCAGGGCGACGCGGCAGGAACCCAGGGATCACACCGGAGATCCTGCTGCGCGCCTATTCCATCGGCCTTTTTCCGATGTCGGATTCGGCCGATGACCCGGAGCTCTTCTGGGTCGAACCGGAACTGCGCGGCATCATCCCGCTCGACGCGTTCCATGTCTCGAAGAGCCTTGCCAAGGCGATCCGGCAAAAACCCTTCGACATCCGCTTCAATACCGCCTTTGACGCCGTCATCGCGAAATGCGCCGAAGCCGCCGACGACCGGCCCAGCACCTGGATCAACCAGACCATCCGCGAGCTTTACGGCGCGCTGCACCGCATGGGCCATGCCCATAGCGTCGAGGCCTGGGAGTGCGAAGAGCTGGTCGGCGGCCTTTATGGCGTCTCCCTCGGCTCGGCCTTCTTCGGCGAGAGCATGTTTTCAAGGCGCACCAATGCATCGAAGATCTGTCTCGTCTATCTGGTGGAACGGCTGAAGGAACGTGGATTCACGCTGCTCGACACGCAGTTTACCACCGAGCATCTGAAGACGTTCGGGGCGATTGATGTGCCGAAGGAGGCCTATGCGGTGTTGCTGGAGAAGGCGATGGAGAGTGAGACGTTGAGGTTTTGA
- a CDS encoding ATP-binding protein yields MQHQNAVSALRVDDQDFLVRSTIDRCPKVMMIRELFKNALEAAQQDAEGKVIFSVAQEGAPKLSIWNSGPGMNDEELSRMTNLAASIGKVKGLDKNFGMGAKVASLPSNRRGIRYRSCKEGRVHETILCERDGVYGRLLRFDTNGNSLGDVVDVTDILKAEGGHRLDRDWTEVVLLGNRAEQNTVLDPYDGDPTQKAFWLATYLYHRFYRLPDNVEVRLLEGTHARKDGSRRFETISSRREKGVFAQDETIELTNGMKLHYIYDEPMGDTSHNRSVSGSIASNLSTCAVVFKGEMYAVLTGRSWTIEAPSFGIPFGARHISVHIELPDDYPVLPEGYRQFLRYAEGEQDQVEAKDFALQVLENRPDWLVDLIHSMAPNSGDSSDEIRNRLQELLNKLRIRSYSPRIDRKRAFPCTFSR; encoded by the coding sequence ATGCAGCATCAAAACGCCGTTTCAGCTCTTCGGGTTGACGATCAGGACTTCTTGGTTCGAAGCACCATTGATCGTTGTCCCAAGGTGATGATGATCCGTGAGTTGTTTAAGAACGCGTTAGAAGCGGCGCAACAGGATGCTGAAGGCAAGGTTATCTTCTCAGTGGCGCAGGAAGGTGCGCCAAAGCTCTCCATTTGGAATAGTGGTCCGGGTATGAACGATGAGGAGCTTAGCAGGATGACAAATCTTGCTGCTTCCATCGGCAAAGTGAAGGGACTGGACAAGAATTTTGGGATGGGGGCGAAAGTTGCGTCTCTTCCGTCCAACCGTCGAGGTATCCGGTACCGCTCCTGCAAGGAGGGAAGGGTTCACGAAACAATCTTATGCGAACGTGATGGTGTCTATGGTCGCTTGCTCCGTTTCGACACAAATGGAAACTCACTTGGCGACGTTGTTGACGTTACCGACATACTAAAGGCCGAGGGTGGACATCGGTTAGATAGAGACTGGACTGAAGTTGTCCTGCTGGGGAATCGCGCAGAACAAAACACGGTCCTTGATCCATATGATGGAGACCCGACACAGAAGGCTTTCTGGTTGGCGACATATCTCTATCATCGCTTTTACCGACTCCCTGACAATGTTGAAGTACGGCTTCTTGAGGGCACACACGCGAGAAAGGATGGTTCCCGGCGGTTCGAAACTATATCGTCTCGCAGGGAGAAAGGGGTGTTCGCTCAAGACGAGACAATTGAGCTCACTAATGGAATGAAACTGCACTATATTTATGACGAGCCCATGGGCGATACTTCGCACAACCGGTCAGTCAGCGGATCAATCGCTTCTAACTTGAGCACGTGCGCGGTAGTTTTTAAGGGTGAAATGTATGCCGTCCTGACGGGGCGGTCTTGGACAATTGAGGCTCCAAGCTTTGGTATTCCATTTGGTGCTAGGCACATATCAGTCCACATCGAATTGCCGGACGACTACCCTGTGCTCCCAGAGGGCTACCGACAGTTCCTTCGCTACGCGGAGGGCGAGCAAGATCAGGTTGAGGCCAAGGATTTTGCGTTGCAAGTTCTTGAGAACCGACCAGACTGGTTGGTCGATTTAATCCATTCCATGGCGCCAAATTCTGGTGACTCTAGCGATGAGATTAGGAATCGGTTGCAGGAATTGCTCAACAAACTGCGTATCCGATCGTATTCGCCGCGGATTGACCGAAAGCGCGCATTTCCCTGCACCTTTTCCCGTTGA
- the gatB gene encoding Asp-tRNA(Asn)/Glu-tRNA(Gln) amidotransferase subunit GatB, which translates to MTLVDTRTPDPKRFIPGATGDWEVIIGMEVHAQVMSQSKLFSGASTVFGNSPNSNVSLVDAAMPGMLPVINEECVKQAVRTGLGLKAQINKRSIFDRKNYFYPDLPQGYQISQFKDPIVGEGKIIISLGPDRQGNFEDIEIGIERLHLEQDAGKSMHDQHPTMSYVDLNRSGVALMEIVSKPDMRSSDEAKAYMTKLRSIVRYLGTCDGNMDEGSMRADVNVSVRKPGGEFGTRCEIKNVNSIRFIGQAIEYEARRQIAILEDGGVIDQETRLFDPNKGETRSMRSKEDAHDYRYFPDPDLLPLEFDDAFVEELKANLPELPDDKKARFVAELGLSVYDASVLVSEKAIADYFEAVAESRDGKTAANWVINDLLGALNKAGKGIEETPVSPAQLGGIIDLIKAETISGKIAKDLFEIVWNEGGDPAEIVEARGMKQVTDTGAIEKAVDEIIAANPDQVEKVKAKPTLAGWFVGQVMKATGGKANPQAVQALVKAKLGIEE; encoded by the coding sequence ATGACCTTAGTTGACACGCGCACGCCCGACCCGAAACGCTTCATTCCCGGTGCGACCGGCGATTGGGAAGTCATTATCGGGATGGAAGTTCACGCGCAGGTCATGAGCCAGTCGAAGCTCTTCTCCGGCGCGTCAACAGTCTTCGGCAATTCGCCGAATTCCAATGTCTCACTCGTCGATGCGGCCATGCCCGGCATGCTGCCTGTCATCAACGAGGAATGCGTCAAGCAGGCAGTGCGCACCGGTCTTGGCCTCAAAGCCCAGATCAACAAGCGCTCGATCTTCGACCGCAAGAACTATTTCTATCCGGATCTGCCACAGGGCTACCAGATCTCGCAGTTCAAGGACCCGATCGTCGGCGAGGGCAAGATCATCATCTCGCTCGGCCCGGATCGTCAGGGCAATTTCGAGGATATCGAGATCGGCATCGAACGCCTGCATCTGGAACAGGACGCCGGCAAGTCGATGCATGACCAGCATCCGACCATGTCCTACGTGGACCTTAACCGCTCTGGCGTTGCGCTCATGGAAATTGTGTCGAAGCCCGACATGCGTTCCTCCGACGAAGCTAAGGCTTATATGACCAAGCTGCGCTCGATCGTGCGTTACCTCGGCACCTGCGACGGCAACATGGACGAAGGCTCGATGCGCGCCGACGTCAACGTCTCCGTGCGCAAGCCGGGCGGCGAATTTGGCACGCGCTGCGAGATCAAGAACGTCAACTCGATCCGCTTCATCGGCCAGGCCATCGAATACGAAGCCCGTCGCCAGATTGCCATCCTCGAGGATGGCGGCGTGATCGACCAGGAAACCCGTCTCTTCGACCCGAACAAGGGTGAGACGCGCTCCATGCGCTCGAAGGAAGATGCGCATGACTATCGCTACTTCCCCGATCCGGACCTGCTGCCGCTCGAATTCGACGACGCCTTTGTCGAGGAGCTGAAGGCCAATCTGCCCGAACTGCCCGACGACAAGAAGGCGCGTTTCGTGGCCGAACTCGGCCTGTCCGTCTACGACGCCTCGGTGCTCGTTTCGGAAAAGGCGATTGCCGACTATTTCGAAGCCGTGGCCGAAAGCCGCGACGGCAAGACGGCCGCCAACTGGGTCATCAACGACTTGCTGGGCGCCTTGAACAAAGCCGGCAAAGGCATTGAAGAGACTCCGGTTTCTCCCGCCCAGCTCGGCGGCATCATCGATCTGATCAAGGCCGAGACGATCTCCGGCAAGATTGCCAAGGACCTGTTCGAGATCGTCTGGAACGAGGGCGGCGACCCGGCTGAAATCGTCGAAGCACGCGGCATGAAGCAGGTGACCGACACCGGCGCCATCGAAAAGGCCGTGGACGAAATCATCGCCGCCAATCCGGATCAGGTCGAGAAGGTGAAGGCCAAGCCCACGCTCGCCGGCTGGTTCGTCGGCCAGGTGATGAAGGCAACCGGTGGCAAGGCCAATCCGCAGGCTGTGCAGGCGCTGGTCAAGGCCAAGCTCGGCATTGAGGAGTAA
- the tnpB gene encoding IS66 family insertion sequence element accessory protein TnpB (TnpB, as the term is used for proteins encoded by IS66 family insertion elements, is considered an accessory protein, since TnpC, encoded by a neighboring gene, is a DDE family transposase.): protein MFRLGADLKVYLHREPIDFRAGINSLAVLVQEDMALDPFAPAVFAFCNRRRDRMKLLFFDRSGFVMVLKRLTEDRFRWPRRETAVVTLSIEQLHWILDGIDIDAFARHPVRQYQVAG, encoded by the coding sequence ATGTTCAGACTAGGCGCAGATCTCAAGGTCTACCTGCATCGCGAGCCCATCGACTTCAGGGCTGGGATCAACAGCCTTGCTGTCCTGGTCCAGGAGGATATGGCACTTGACCCGTTTGCGCCTGCGGTCTTTGCCTTCTGCAACCGTCGCCGTGACCGGATGAAGCTCCTGTTCTTTGATCGATCCGGCTTTGTGATGGTGCTGAAGCGATTGACCGAAGACCGGTTCCGGTGGCCGCGCCGGGAGACTGCGGTGGTGACGCTTTCGATCGAGCAACTACACTGGATCCTCGACGGCATCGACATCGACGCGTTTGCGCGCCATCCGGTGCGGCAGTATCAGGTGGCTGGCTGA
- a CDS encoding VOC family protein: MIIAKNTICIWYDKDAEEAARFYASVFPDSAVKAVHRAPSDYPSGKAGDVLTVEFTVAGIPCLGLNGGPAFKQTEAFSFQIATDDQEETDRYWNAIVGNGGSESACGWCKDKWGVNWQITPRTLTEALAVGGAEAKRAFEAMMEMGKIDVATIEAARRGAVVE; encoded by the coding sequence ATGATCATTGCAAAGAATACGATCTGCATCTGGTATGACAAAGATGCCGAAGAGGCAGCCCGCTTCTATGCCTCGGTCTTCCCCGATAGCGCAGTGAAGGCCGTTCACCGGGCCCCTTCCGATTATCCCTCGGGCAAGGCAGGCGATGTCCTGACTGTCGAATTCACCGTCGCCGGCATTCCCTGTCTGGGCCTGAACGGCGGCCCGGCCTTCAAACAGACCGAAGCCTTCTCTTTCCAGATCGCCACCGACGATCAGGAAGAAACCGACCGCTATTGGAACGCCATCGTCGGAAATGGCGGCAGTGAGAGCGCCTGCGGCTGGTGCAAGGACAAATGGGGCGTCAACTGGCAGATCACGCCCCGCACCCTGACGGAGGCGCTGGCGGTGGGTGGCGCAGAAGCCAAGCGCGCGTTTGAGGCGATGATGGAGATGGGGAAGATTGATGTGGCGACGATCGAGGCGGCCAGGAGAGGGGCTGTTGTCGAGTAG
- a CDS encoding GNAT family N-acetyltransferase: MLAETVAIRQAVEDDLDTIIAMFADDALGGHGDTTEPEARADYLAAFRRIAASANETLYVAVLDGEVVGTFQAMLTTAMPGRGGTSMIIEAVQTRADRRGLGIGAAMIAHAVAQARVRGVRQVQLTSNATRKDAHRFYERLGFSASHIGFKLKLK; encoded by the coding sequence ATGCTAGCCGAAACAGTGGCCATAAGACAGGCGGTCGAAGACGATCTGGATACAATCATCGCCATGTTTGCTGATGATGCGCTGGGCGGTCACGGGGACACGACCGAACCAGAGGCGCGAGCCGACTATCTTGCCGCGTTCCGCCGCATAGCGGCCTCGGCAAACGAAACGCTCTATGTCGCGGTACTGGACGGAGAGGTGGTCGGGACATTCCAGGCGATGCTGACAACCGCCATGCCGGGGCGTGGTGGCACCTCGATGATCATTGAGGCGGTCCAGACCCGCGCAGACCGGCGGGGATTGGGGATCGGTGCCGCCATGATTGCCCATGCGGTTGCCCAGGCGAGGGTAAGGGGTGTCAGGCAGGTGCAGCTTACCTCGAATGCGACGCGCAAGGATGCCCACCGATTCTATGAGCGCCTGGGTTTCAGCGCTTCCCATATTGGCTTCAAGTTGAAGCTGAAATGA